Within Mongoliitalea daihaiensis, the genomic segment ATTAAGCGACAGCAGGAATTGAGTGAAATGCAGTTTTTGGGGAGAATTCGAGAAAGAGATTTTTTGACCGAAATCACCCTTCCTGAGAAAAAAAATGACTCTTTGCCATCGATCGACGAAGACCTTGAATTGGACGAGGATTTTGTGGAGTTTTTCAAAGAACTTGGGGAACAAGAAGGGAGGAAAACCAGCGAACGTAAATCCAATGAGCGAGCAGAAAGCACAGATGCTGCTTTGGAAGCTTTAAAAACCTTTATGACCAAAATGTATCAGGATGAGCAGCGATTGAGGCAAAACTTTATCATCCTAGAAACTCGTCTGATCAATAAGAATAAGGATGTGTTTTATCAAATTCAGCAGTTGATTGCTACCATGCAAGTAGAATTGCTCGCAGAATACAAAGCAAAAAACGATTCTGCCTACGAGCTTACCTATGTGGTTTCTGTTATTTTAGGCATTTTGATATTTTTAGGTGTAGCTGGCTCCCTGGGATTTGTCAATAGTATTTTAACCGAAATTAAGAAGGGGATTTCGTATCGATCCAAATTAGAGGAAGCGAAGCAAAAATCGGATGACTTAGCAAAAGCGAAGCAGGATTTTTTAGCTAATATGAGTCACGAAATCCGCAACCCCTTACATGCTATACAAGGCTATCAACAAGCGCTTGAAAGAACTACCCTTGACGAACAGCAAATTGAATACCTGAAAATGATGGGGTACGCATCGGATACATTGATTGGTATAGTCAATGATATTTTAGATTTTTCAAAACTAGAGGCAGGTAAAATTAATATAGAAAAATTAAGCTTTGATGCAGCATCTTTGTTTGTTACCATCAGAAACTTTTATGCTTTACGGGCAAGAGAAAAACAATTGGCTTTTTCTTGGCAAATGGATTTGCCAGAGGGGGGTTGGTTAGTAGGTGATCAATTGCGGATCAGTCAAATTATGAATAACCTGTTGAGTAATGCCTTGAAATTCACTTCTCAGGGCTTTATAAAAACTTCCTTGACCATAGATGCCGAGCAATGGTTGATTATTGAAGTTGAGGATACAGGTATGGGTATGTCAGACGAGGTTCAGGCAACTATTTTTCAAGAATTTCATCAAGGGGATTCCTCCATTACCCGAAACTTTGGAGGTACAGGCCTAGGTTTAGCAATCACCAAGAGATTGGTGGAGTTATTAGACGGTGAAATTACCTTCCGGTCTGAACAAGGCACTGGAACCACCTTCCGGGTTATTTTACCGATTGAACTTGGGGAGGCATCTGAGATTGACACTTTGGAGAGGACAAGTCAGCTGATTTCATTGGAAGGGTATCAGATTTTATTGGTAGATGATGATAGCATAGGTTTGCGCTTGTTGAGAAATCTCTTGGAGTCTAAAGGAGCCACTGTAATGGATTTCAATGGAGGGGTGGAGGTGTTGGATAATCTTGATACGGATGTACCCTTGGACCTTGCCATTGTGGATATACAAATGCCCCAGGTAAGTGGCATTGATGTGCTACATTTTTTACAAAATCAGCCGCTTTATCAAGAGATTCCTGTTCTAGCCATGACTGCAAATGTTTTTGTTGAAGAAGAGCGAAAACTTAGCAAGGAAGGCTTTACTTCTTTGTTATTGAAGCCCTTCAGTGAATCACAGTTGATGGCTAAACTAGCGCAATTGGGGATTGGTAATAGCAAAGAAAGTGTTGATCAACATGATCAACAGGAAGGGGATTCTAAAGAGCCGTGTTCTCTATACACTAAGGAAGATGTAGCGAAGTTTTGTTTGGGAGATGAAGAGCTTGTGGTAGAGATCATGGGAGATATTATTGTGGCAACAGAAAAAGACCTGCTTATTTTGCAAGAAAGTCTTCCTAATGCCAATTTCAATAGGATAAGAGAAGTGACACATCAGCTTTCTAGTCGATTACGCCAAATACGAGCAGGAAGTGCTGAATTGGCCAAATCCATTGAAATCGCTATCAAAAATGGAGAAAACACTAAGGTGCATAAAGAAGTGGAGCAGCTGATTGAAGAAGTAAGTCATGTCTTAGCTGTGTTAAAGAAAGATTTCGCTGTTACTTGAGTCTTTTGCCTTGTGTTCTCTAAAACCTGAGGCTATCCGAGGAATCAAATTCCTTGGATAACTTCGAGTAATTCTATTGGATTTATAGGTTTGGCAATAAAAGCATCTGCACCCTTGGCGATTGCTAGGTGTGCGATTCCTTCATCTCCATACCGAGTCATGATGACCACTTTGGTAGTTGGGTTTTTCTCTTTGATAATTTGCAATATTTCAATACCATCCATATCCGGTAACCTATAATCGAAAATACCAATCGAAAACTCTTCTTGTTCAATTAGTTTGAGAGCTGTTTTGCCATCTTGGGCATCTTTTACTAAAAAGCCTTTTTTACTCAAAAATCGAGTTAATAGTTTACAAAAGACGTTGTCATCTTCTACGATCAAAATATTTGTATTCATCATGACTTTAAATTTAAGTGGAAATTAAGCATTCAATTATTTGTTACCAAAGGTTCTGATGGCATTTTGATCAATGGCATATACAGCCATAGCACTTTGAACAAAGCCTTTGATCAATTCATCCACCCCAAGACCTAACTGTCCGAAATTCCGAATATCAAAGAGCATCAGCCGCTCATCTGCATAGGTCCAGCCGTCGTCACCTTTGATAGAAAGGTTCGTTCCGTATACTTCCCAAGAGTTCATGTCCTGTGGAAGCGGTTGATTTAATGGGTAGCCAGATCTTCGGGAGTAAACAGCCAAGGGACGGATGCCCTCCTCTGTAGCATGCATCATTAATCTCAAGTCAAATGCATAGCTTCTGCCCTTATTGTCAGGAATAGTTCCCACATGATACCATGCTTGTGTTGGGTCCAATCCTTTGTTATAATTGCTATGAATTAGTTGTTGAATTAAATAAGTGTCTTTTGGGTCAATCTGGCTTAAAGCAAAAGCCAATTCTTTTTCAGAAACAACCGTATATACCCCTTGACCTGCATTGGAATCAGGAACTTTGATCACCATATTTCCTCCCATAATATCGAAGTATTTTTTCAATTCATGGTAGGGCACATTGGTGAAGGTCTTGGGGGTAAAAA encodes:
- a CDS encoding ATP-binding protein; protein product: MSQKTTHQSKFQIGNKVIIGFLLAAVLVVGVSVITFFSIQKLLSTVENLTEPNEKLEQLNGLMADVYLLDMSKTERTSDKDSVLEETERRIKERLDWLKRLADDPLEVQSLEKISMDLSELLVVYAGLEEVRYNLTSRTFSEEALVNIERRIKRQQELSEMQFLGRIRERDFLTEITLPEKKNDSLPSIDEDLELDEDFVEFFKELGEQEGRKTSERKSNERAESTDAALEALKTFMTKMYQDEQRLRQNFIILETRLINKNKDVFYQIQQLIATMQVELLAEYKAKNDSAYELTYVVSVILGILIFLGVAGSLGFVNSILTEIKKGISYRSKLEEAKQKSDDLAKAKQDFLANMSHEIRNPLHAIQGYQQALERTTLDEQQIEYLKMMGYASDTLIGIVNDILDFSKLEAGKINIEKLSFDAASLFVTIRNFYALRAREKQLAFSWQMDLPEGGWLVGDQLRISQIMNNLLSNALKFTSQGFIKTSLTIDAEQWLIIEVEDTGMGMSDEVQATIFQEFHQGDSSITRNFGGTGLGLAITKRLVELLDGEITFRSEQGTGTTFRVILPIELGEASEIDTLERTSQLISLEGYQILLVDDDSIGLRLLRNLLESKGATVMDFNGGVEVLDNLDTDVPLDLAIVDIQMPQVSGIDVLHFLQNQPLYQEIPVLAMTANVFVEEERKLSKEGFTSLLLKPFSESQLMAKLAQLGIGNSKESVDQHDQQEGDSKEPCSLYTKEDVAKFCLGDEELVVEIMGDIIVATEKDLLILQESLPNANFNRIREVTHQLSSRLRQIRAGSAELAKSIEIAIKNGENTKVHKEVEQLIEEVSHVLAVLKKDFAVT
- a CDS encoding response regulator, which produces MMNTNILIVEDDNVFCKLLTRFLSKKGFLVKDAQDGKTALKLIEQEEFSIGIFDYRLPDMDGIEILQIIKEKNPTTKVVIMTRYGDEGIAHLAIAKGADAFIAKPINPIELLEVIQGI